In one Andrena cerasifolii isolate SP2316 chromosome 2, iyAndCera1_principal, whole genome shotgun sequence genomic region, the following are encoded:
- the LOC143366100 gene encoding RYamide receptor isoform X2: MGNLINSVDNESGVYEEGKMGPLDINSLFLDGNYSWYDDIEHTYEVPTLYLVILSILYGSISFLAVVGNSLVIWIIASSRHMQNVTNIFIANLALADIVIGLFSIPFQFQAAVLQRWDLPNFMCALCPFVQALSVSVSIFTLTAVAIDRHRAILKPLSATPSKSTAKITIAGIWLLAGILSTPMAIAFEVTVILHHDAIGLYKYSATNEVNVQSSSAYPSLDSELPFSTNYTKPFCSTKNLSDTSMLIYRGLLVILQYVIPLTIITCAYARMVLKLWGNKAPGNAEDSRDATLMKNKMRVIKMFIIVVALFTLCWLPLQTYHILRYIYPDIDKYKYINYIWFFCDWLAMSNSCYNPFIYGIYNGKFRREFQQRCPFKSRKWSGSPPNDNTEADKTKSTRTSIRYEWKRTISGGYPAVSSFYKGVVTRGSTRSFIDEDQASVRSKKEAGHYIRSGQKTNCSISSNKSEELYVFSPGKRRHTKDPNAEELCL, encoded by the exons ATGGGTAATTTGATAAACTCTGTTGACAATGAAAGTGGGGTCTACGAAGAAGGCAAG ATGGGCCCTTTGGATATAAACAGTTTATTCCTCGACGGAAATTATTCCTGGTACGACGACATCG AACACACGTACGAAGTGCCAACGTTATATCTCGTGATACTCAGCATATTATACGGAAGCATATCGTTCCTGGCGGTAGTGGGAAATTCTCTAGTGATTTGGATAATAGCCAGCTCCAGGCACATGCAGAATGTAACGAACATTTTCATAGCGAACCTAGCGTTAGCGGACATCGTTATAGGCTTGTTCTCGATTCCATTCCAG TTCCAAGCGGCTGTACTTCAAAGATGGGACCTGCCCAATTTCATGTGCGCACTTTGTCCTTTCGTGCAAGCTCTGTCCGTCAGCGTTTCCATATTCACGCTGACAGCGGTCGCAATCGATCGGCATCGAGCGATCTTGAAACCACTTAG TGCAACGCCAAGCAAATCAACTGCCAAAATTACCATCGCTGGAATTTGGTTGCTCGCGGGTATTTTGTCCACACCGATGGCTATCGCGTTCGAAGTCACTGTGATACTACATCATGATG CCATCGGCCTCTACAAATATTCTGCCACAAACGAGGTGAACGTCCAATCCAGTTCTGCTTACCCTTCCTTAGACTCTGAACTCCCATTTAGCACAAATTATACCAAACCGTTCTGCTCTACCAAGAATCTCTCCGACACCTCGATGCTAATTTATAGAGGATTATTGGTGATCCTGCAATATGTGATCCCGCTTACAATTATTACGTGCGCCTATGCAAGAATGGTACTGAAACTGTGGGGCAACAAAGCGCCAGGGAATGCGGAGGATTCTCGAGACGCGACATTGATGAAGAACAAAATGAGG GTGATAAAAATGTTCATCATTGTCGTGGCCCTTTTTACACTTTGCTGGCTGCCCCTTCAAACGTATCACATTTTGCGGTACATCTATCCAGATATTGACAA ATACAAATATATCAACTACATTTGGTTTTTTTGCGACTGGTTAGCCATGTCGAACAGTTGCTACAATCCATTCATCTACGGAATATACAAC GGGAAGTTCAGAAGAGAGTTTCAGCAAAGATGTCCATTTAAATCGCGAAAATGGTCGGGCAGTCCGCCAAACGATAATACTGAAGCAGATAAGACGAAAAGTACTCGAACGTCTATTAG ATACGAATGGAAACGGACAATCTCTGGCGGTTACCCGGCAGTCTCGTCGTTTTACAAAGGTGTAGTAACGAGAGGATCAACTCGCTCATTCATCGACGAGGATCAAGCGAGTGTACGAAGCAAGAAAGAAGCTGGCCATTACATTCGCAGTGGGCAGAAAACTAATTGCTCCATATCGTCGAACAAAAGCGAGGAGTTGTACGTTTTCTCACCGGGAAAACGCAGACACACTAAAGATCCTAACGCAGAAGAGTTGTGCCTGTAG
- the LOC143366100 gene encoding RYamide receptor isoform X1 encodes MGNLINSVDNESGVYEEGKMGPLDINSLFLDGNYSWYDDIGWLSTEWFNYSDIDLPDIHDHATEHTYEVPTLYLVILSILYGSISFLAVVGNSLVIWIIASSRHMQNVTNIFIANLALADIVIGLFSIPFQFQAAVLQRWDLPNFMCALCPFVQALSVSVSIFTLTAVAIDRHRAILKPLSATPSKSTAKITIAGIWLLAGILSTPMAIAFEVTVILHHDAIGLYKYSATNEVNVQSSSAYPSLDSELPFSTNYTKPFCSTKNLSDTSMLIYRGLLVILQYVIPLTIITCAYARMVLKLWGNKAPGNAEDSRDATLMKNKMRVIKMFIIVVALFTLCWLPLQTYHILRYIYPDIDKYKYINYIWFFCDWLAMSNSCYNPFIYGIYNGKFRREFQQRCPFKSRKWSGSPPNDNTEADKTKSTRTSIRYEWKRTISGGYPAVSSFYKGVVTRGSTRSFIDEDQASVRSKKEAGHYIRSGQKTNCSISSNKSEELYVFSPGKRRHTKDPNAEELCL; translated from the exons ATGGGTAATTTGATAAACTCTGTTGACAATGAAAGTGGGGTCTACGAAGAAGGCAAG ATGGGCCCTTTGGATATAAACAGTTTATTCCTCGACGGAAATTATTCCTGGTACGACGACATCG GGTGGTTATCCACAGAGTGGTTTAATTATAGTGATATTGACCTTCCCGACATACACGATCATGCAACAG AACACACGTACGAAGTGCCAACGTTATATCTCGTGATACTCAGCATATTATACGGAAGCATATCGTTCCTGGCGGTAGTGGGAAATTCTCTAGTGATTTGGATAATAGCCAGCTCCAGGCACATGCAGAATGTAACGAACATTTTCATAGCGAACCTAGCGTTAGCGGACATCGTTATAGGCTTGTTCTCGATTCCATTCCAG TTCCAAGCGGCTGTACTTCAAAGATGGGACCTGCCCAATTTCATGTGCGCACTTTGTCCTTTCGTGCAAGCTCTGTCCGTCAGCGTTTCCATATTCACGCTGACAGCGGTCGCAATCGATCGGCATCGAGCGATCTTGAAACCACTTAG TGCAACGCCAAGCAAATCAACTGCCAAAATTACCATCGCTGGAATTTGGTTGCTCGCGGGTATTTTGTCCACACCGATGGCTATCGCGTTCGAAGTCACTGTGATACTACATCATGATG CCATCGGCCTCTACAAATATTCTGCCACAAACGAGGTGAACGTCCAATCCAGTTCTGCTTACCCTTCCTTAGACTCTGAACTCCCATTTAGCACAAATTATACCAAACCGTTCTGCTCTACCAAGAATCTCTCCGACACCTCGATGCTAATTTATAGAGGATTATTGGTGATCCTGCAATATGTGATCCCGCTTACAATTATTACGTGCGCCTATGCAAGAATGGTACTGAAACTGTGGGGCAACAAAGCGCCAGGGAATGCGGAGGATTCTCGAGACGCGACATTGATGAAGAACAAAATGAGG GTGATAAAAATGTTCATCATTGTCGTGGCCCTTTTTACACTTTGCTGGCTGCCCCTTCAAACGTATCACATTTTGCGGTACATCTATCCAGATATTGACAA ATACAAATATATCAACTACATTTGGTTTTTTTGCGACTGGTTAGCCATGTCGAACAGTTGCTACAATCCATTCATCTACGGAATATACAAC GGGAAGTTCAGAAGAGAGTTTCAGCAAAGATGTCCATTTAAATCGCGAAAATGGTCGGGCAGTCCGCCAAACGATAATACTGAAGCAGATAAGACGAAAAGTACTCGAACGTCTATTAG ATACGAATGGAAACGGACAATCTCTGGCGGTTACCCGGCAGTCTCGTCGTTTTACAAAGGTGTAGTAACGAGAGGATCAACTCGCTCATTCATCGACGAGGATCAAGCGAGTGTACGAAGCAAGAAAGAAGCTGGCCATTACATTCGCAGTGGGCAGAAAACTAATTGCTCCATATCGTCGAACAAAAGCGAGGAGTTGTACGTTTTCTCACCGGGAAAACGCAGACACACTAAAGATCCTAACGCAGAAGAGTTGTGCCTGTAG